A window of the Lolium perenne isolate Kyuss_39 chromosome 7, Kyuss_2.0, whole genome shotgun sequence genome harbors these coding sequences:
- the LOC139833872 gene encoding uncharacterized protein, translating to MADEAEKAKATELEKKMAEDLRTPPRAQLTDGGGSSGGEVRVVERVVRHSSVVAPPLVLTRTNYSDWVLVTQVQLQSNGWWTAIEPGVCDYYTDREALGVILRGVPPEMLRTLAVKSTAKEAWDTLKTMRLGCERVREARAQTRRTEFENIRFKDGEKVEQFAMRLTGIMHDLEVLGDGVTELKAVQKFLRVVPKRFKQLAYSIQQLLDLKTMTVEELAGRFLAVEEELDMEEEEGGQHGGTRLLLTEEEWRARDRNGGGKKRGNFDIRKVRCYNCQDYGHYARDCTKPRKEAAHLAVADVDEHPALL from the coding sequence ATGGCGGACGAAgctgagaaggccaaggcaaCAGAGCTGGAGAAGAAGATGGCGGAGGACCTGCGCACTCCACCAAGGGCGCAGCTCACTGACGGCGGTGGCAGCAGCGGCGGCGAGGTCCGCGTCGTCGAGCGCGTCGTCCGGCACAGCTCCGTGGTGGCGCCGCCTCTCGTGCTGACCCGCACGAACTACTCCGACTGGGTTCTTGTGACGCAGGTGCAGCTGCAGTCCAACGGATGGTGGACTGCGATCGAGCCGGGCGTCTGCGACTACTACACCGACCGCGAGGCTCTAGGCGTCATCCTCCGAGGTGTGCCGCCGGAGATGCTGCGCACGCTGGCGGTGAAGAGCACCGCGAAGGAGGCTTGGGACACCCTCAAAACCATGAGGTTGGGGTGCGAGCGCGTCCGTGAAGCAAGGGCGCAGACTCGCCGCACCGAGTTCGAGAACATCCGCTTCAAGGACGGCGAGAAGGTGGAGCAGTTCGCCATGCGCCTCACCGGCATCATGCATGACCTGGAGGTCCTCGGAGATGGCGTCACCGAGCTCAAGGCCGTGCAGAAATTCCTGCGCGTCGTGCCGAAGCGGTTCAAGCAGCTCGCCTACTCCATTCAGCAGCTGCTCGACCTCAAGACCATGACGGTTGAGGAGCTGGCTGGCCGGTTCTTGgctgtcgaggaggagctcgacatggAGGAAGAGGAGGGTGGCCAGCACGGTGGGACTCGCCTTctcctcacggaggaggagtggcgTGCTCGCGACCGCAACGGCGGTGGCAAGAAGAGGGGCAACTTCGACATCCGCAAGGTGCGCTGCTACAACTGCCAAGACTATGGGCACTACGCGAGGGACTGCACCAAGCCAAGGAAAGAGGCGGCTCATCTTGCCGTCGCGGACGTCGATGAGCATCCGGCGCTCCTCTGA